In a genomic window of Helianthus annuus cultivar XRQ/B chromosome 10, HanXRQr2.0-SUNRISE, whole genome shotgun sequence:
- the LOC118482863 gene encoding uncharacterized protein LOC118482863 encodes MGDKTTDSSTKSQAQPLHPVYTVTDIQKKVRVFDGSKVTYSAWVKLFQLHARGYEVLDHITEKPPPKEDPTYDQWMKIDAIVLQWIYGTLSKDYLLRVLEAESTALEAWDRVKAIFLNNKGPRCAALQQKFINLKLSAMPSLEAYCQTLRDLAAQLTDVGNPINEQTLVLQLVRGLPMEFDTIGSIINQSLPTWEEACNMLHSELERHAAREVTQLTPSEALAAVTSSMPPPRRDNNARRDGPNRSSGNRRNGAGRGDPTQHSSGHGQNHYQAQQQPTAASSQPNRGQKRGTNQRGNWAQSQQPTYSAQTAYSAQNQYPMPPYWASPYWAPPPPCQYPTQPGWVAPWQPTPRPNHQQAQPFA; translated from the coding sequence ATGGGTGATAAAACTACTGATTCATCCACGAAATCGCAAGCACAGCCTCTTCACCCCGTCTACACGGTCACAGATATTCAGAAGAAGGTCCGAGTCTTTGATGGATCTAAGGTCACGTATTCTGCATGGGTGAAGCTATTTCAACTTCATGCACGCGGGTACGAGGTTTTGGATCACATCACTGAGAAGCCTCCTCCTAAAGAAGACCCCACGTATGACCAATGGATGAAGATTGATGCTATCGTTCTTCAGTGGATTTATGGTACCTTGTCTAAAGACTATCTCCTGCGTGTTCTTGAAGCCGAGTCAACTGCCCTAGAAGCTTGGGATCGTGTCAAAGCCATATTTCTCAACAACAAAGGCCCAAGATGTGCTGCCCTTCAACAAAAATTTATTAATCTCaagctcagtgccatgccctctTTGGAAGCCTATTGTCAGACACTCCGGGATCTTGCAGCACAGTTAACTGACGTAGGTAATCCCATCAACGAACAGACTCTAGTTTTGCAACTTGTGCGTGGGTTACCTATGGAATTCGATACTATCGGTTCCATTATTAACCAATCTTTACCCACTTGGGAGGAAGCCTGCAACATGCTCCATTCAGAACTCGAACGACACGCTGCTCGTGAAGTTACCCAATTGACACCATCTGAGGCGTTGGCTGCTGTAACTTCTTCAATGCCGCCTCCACGCCGGGACAATAACGCTCGCCGCGATGGTCCAAATCGATCCTCGGGAAACAGAAGGAATGGTGCTGGTCGTGGCGACCCAACCCAACACTCATCTGGGCATGGGCAGAATCATTACCAGGCCCAACAGCAGCCCACTGCGGCTTCATCGCAGCCCAATCGCGGACAGAAAAGGGGCACTAATCAGCGTGGTAACTGGGCTCAGTCCCAGCAGCCAACTTACTCGGCCCAAACAGCTTACTCAGCCCAGAATCAGTACCCGATGCCTCCCTATTGGGCCAGCCCATACTGGGCACCACCTCCGCCATGCCAGTATCCCACCCAACCTGGGTGGGTTGCACCTTGGCAGCCGACACCTAGGCCCAATCACCAACAAGCCCAACCTTTTGCATAG